The following proteins are co-located in the Rhodococcus opacus B4 genome:
- a CDS encoding FAD-dependent oxidoreductase, whose protein sequence is MTELLDLSTDVLVIGGGPAGTWAALRARQSGADVVLVDKGYCGTSGATAPSGTGVWYVDPDPSARATAKASRETLGGHLADHHWMDRVLDQTYTNMNLLAEEGRYPFPIDPDTGRQIRTGLQGPEYMRRMRAWIKKAGVRILDHSPALELLVDTDGQVRGAAGYQRRDDRDYRITAGAVVIASGGCAFLSRALGTNVDTGDGALMAAEVGATFSGMEFSNAYAIVPANSTITKTAYYGYATFFHADGRVLEGAGSTKGRSVIARTLLSEPVFAQLDRADGEVQRQMRLGQPNFFLQFDRRGINPFTDRFEVSMLAEGTVRGTGGIDVVDDTCATSVPGLFAAGDAATRERICGGFTGGGSHNSAWAMSSGSWAGTGAARFARTERRVPAGELRPAGRAGLRPTQRSGLAASAVVAAAQAELIPYEKNYLRDGVRVQGALDELESLWTALSLGLGGDSGDERVRTRQAAAITAVGRWMYHSTLARTETRGMSKRADYPDLDPAQHHHILTGGLDDVWTATGAAHSGLLRVAS, encoded by the coding sequence ATGACCGAACTTCTCGACCTGAGCACCGATGTCCTCGTCATCGGCGGCGGCCCCGCCGGCACGTGGGCGGCGCTGCGCGCACGGCAATCCGGGGCGGACGTCGTCCTCGTCGACAAGGGGTACTGCGGAACCAGCGGCGCGACCGCGCCTTCGGGCACCGGCGTCTGGTACGTCGACCCCGACCCGTCGGCGCGGGCGACGGCCAAGGCCAGCCGCGAAACGCTCGGCGGACATCTCGCCGACCACCACTGGATGGACCGCGTCCTCGACCAGACGTACACGAACATGAACCTCCTCGCCGAGGAAGGCCGCTACCCGTTCCCCATCGATCCCGACACCGGCAGGCAGATCCGCACCGGACTCCAAGGTCCCGAATACATGCGCCGGATGCGGGCGTGGATCAAGAAGGCGGGCGTCCGGATCCTCGACCACTCACCGGCCCTCGAACTGCTCGTCGACACCGACGGCCAGGTTCGCGGCGCCGCCGGCTACCAGCGCCGGGACGACCGCGACTACCGGATCACCGCGGGCGCCGTCGTCATCGCGAGCGGCGGCTGCGCGTTCCTGTCCCGCGCGCTGGGCACGAATGTCGACACCGGCGACGGCGCGCTGATGGCCGCCGAGGTGGGTGCCACGTTCTCCGGCATGGAGTTCTCCAACGCGTACGCGATCGTCCCCGCCAACTCCACCATCACGAAAACCGCCTACTACGGCTACGCCACGTTCTTCCATGCCGACGGACGCGTCCTCGAGGGGGCCGGCTCCACCAAGGGGCGGTCGGTGATCGCGAGAACGCTGCTGTCCGAGCCGGTGTTCGCACAGCTCGACCGTGCCGACGGCGAAGTGCAGCGCCAGATGCGGCTCGGCCAGCCCAACTTCTTCCTGCAGTTCGACCGTCGCGGCATCAACCCGTTCACCGACCGCTTCGAGGTCAGCATGCTCGCCGAGGGCACGGTGCGCGGAACGGGCGGCATCGACGTCGTCGACGACACCTGCGCCACCTCCGTGCCCGGACTGTTCGCCGCAGGCGACGCCGCCACCCGCGAACGCATCTGCGGCGGCTTCACCGGCGGCGGCAGCCACAACTCGGCGTGGGCGATGTCGTCCGGCAGCTGGGCGGGCACCGGGGCCGCGCGGTTCGCCCGAACCGAACGTCGGGTGCCGGCAGGCGAACTCCGCCCCGCGGGCCGGGCCGGTCTGCGGCCCACGCAACGGTCGGGGCTGGCGGCGTCCGCCGTCGTCGCTGCCGCCCAGGCCGAGCTCATCCCGTACGAGAAGAACTACCTGCGGGACGGCGTCCGGGTGCAGGGCGCGCTCGACGAACTGGAGTCGCTGTGGACGGCGCTGTCGCTGGGGCTCGGCGGCGACTCCGGGGACGAGCGGGTCCGTACCCGTCAGGCCGCGGCGATCACCGCGGTGGGCCGGTGGATGTACCACTCGACGCTCGCGCGGACGGAAACCCGCGGAATGAGCAAGCGCGCCGACTATCCCGACCTCGATCCCGCGCAGCACCACCACATCCTCACCGGCGGACTCGATGACGTCTGGACCGCGACCGGCGCGGCGCACAGCGGCCTGTTGCGAGTGGCCTCGTGA
- a CDS encoding pyridoxamine 5'-phosphate oxidase family protein — protein MSQLSMTSEQREKFLADVHVGVIAVDRDGRAPLAVPIWYGYEPGGQPYVWTGRGSLKERLIRAAGRFSLVAQDEKPPYRYVSVEGPAEFDEAPTADVVRGLAARYLPAEEVDGFVEQAYDDNAIVIRMRPEHWLSVDYGKGA, from the coding sequence ATGTCGCAGTTGTCGATGACCAGTGAGCAGCGCGAGAAGTTCCTCGCCGACGTGCACGTGGGGGTGATCGCCGTCGACCGCGACGGACGCGCCCCACTCGCCGTGCCCATCTGGTACGGCTACGAACCCGGCGGCCAACCATACGTGTGGACCGGGCGCGGTTCGCTGAAGGAGCGGCTGATCCGCGCCGCCGGCCGCTTCAGCCTCGTCGCTCAGGACGAGAAGCCGCCGTACCGGTACGTCAGCGTCGAAGGTCCGGCGGAGTTCGACGAAGCACCCACGGCCGACGTCGTCCGCGGACTCGCCGCCCGCTACCTGCCCGCCGAAGAGGTCGACGGATTCGTCGAGCAGGCGTACGACGACAACGCGATCGTCATCCGCATGCGGCCGGAGCACTGGCTGAGTGTCGACTACGGCAAAGGCGCATAG